A window of the Nocardia sp. NBC_01329 genome harbors these coding sequences:
- a CDS encoding MDR family MFS transporter, with protein sequence MPALLSVRRTGGGTPAVVRLLVIATFVVILNETIMINAIPRLMNDLEVTERAAQWVSTSFMLTMAAVIPVTGWFLQRVTTRRAYALAMGIFLAGTALSAVAPSFAVLLVGRIIQAGGTAVMMPLLMTTLMTVVPERDRGRVMGNVTLAISVAPAMGPVVSGLVLQVASWRWLFVLVLPIAGVVTWFGLRRLEDIGEPETGAIDWSSVAFAALGFGSLVYGLSRFEAGTVTTPALITLAGVALVGLFVARQLWLQRHGTPLMDLRILRSGTYTKGLILMAIAFLAMLGSMMLLPLYLQNLRGLSPLETGLLVMPGGLAMGLLGPVIGRLFDRFGGRLLVIPGSIGITAALAGFTQISATMPYWQPLALHVLLMVSLAAVFTPVFTLALGALPEDLYSHGSSMLGTLQQVAAALGTALVVTVMASRTTALEAAGTDALTAQLDGMRLAFVVSAALSVIVIVTAVLLPNRADAHGETDETEKPDPELVEV encoded by the coding sequence ATGCCCGCCCTGTTATCCGTTCGCCGGACCGGAGGAGGTACCCCGGCCGTCGTCCGGTTGCTGGTCATCGCGACCTTCGTGGTGATCCTCAACGAGACCATCATGATCAATGCGATCCCGCGCCTGATGAACGACCTCGAGGTCACCGAGCGGGCTGCCCAGTGGGTCTCCACCTCCTTCATGCTCACCATGGCCGCCGTCATCCCGGTGACCGGCTGGTTCCTGCAGCGGGTCACCACCCGGCGGGCCTATGCGCTGGCGATGGGCATCTTCCTCGCCGGCACCGCGCTGTCGGCCGTGGCGCCCTCGTTCGCGGTGCTGCTCGTCGGCCGGATCATCCAGGCCGGCGGTACCGCGGTGATGATGCCGCTGCTGATGACCACGCTGATGACGGTGGTGCCCGAACGCGACCGCGGGCGGGTCATGGGCAATGTGACGCTGGCGATCTCGGTGGCACCGGCCATGGGCCCGGTCGTCTCCGGCCTGGTATTGCAGGTCGCGTCGTGGCGCTGGCTGTTCGTACTCGTGCTGCCGATCGCGGGTGTGGTCACCTGGTTCGGGCTGCGGCGGCTGGAGGACATCGGGGAACCGGAGACGGGTGCGATCGACTGGTCCAGCGTGGCTTTCGCCGCCCTCGGCTTCGGGAGCCTGGTGTACGGGCTGAGCCGCTTCGAGGCCGGTACGGTGACCACCCCGGCGCTGATCACCCTGGCCGGAGTGGCCCTGGTCGGCCTGTTCGTCGCCCGGCAGCTGTGGCTGCAGCGGCACGGTACTCCGCTGATGGACCTGCGGATCCTGCGTTCGGGTACCTACACCAAGGGCTTGATCCTGATGGCGATCGCGTTCCTGGCGATGCTCGGTTCGATGATGCTCTTACCGTTGTATCTGCAGAATCTGCGCGGTCTGTCGCCGCTCGAGACCGGTCTGCTGGTCATGCCCGGCGGTTTGGCCATGGGTCTGCTCGGACCGGTGATCGGCCGCCTGTTCGACCGGTTCGGGGGGCGCCTCCTGGTGATCCCGGGTTCGATCGGTATCACCGCCGCGCTGGCCGGGTTCACCCAGATCTCCGCCACCATGCCGTACTGGCAGCCGCTGGCCCTGCACGTCCTGCTGATGGTGTCGCTGGCCGCGGTGTTCACGCCGGTGTTCACGCTGGCGCTGGGTGCGCTGCCCGAGGACCTCTACTCGCACGGCAGTTCCATGCTGGGCACCCTCCAGCAGGTCGCCGCCGCGCTGGGTACGGCACTGGTGGTGACGGTGATGGCGAGCCGTACCACCGCACTCGAGGCCGCCGGCACCGATGCCCTGACCGCGCAACTCGACGGTATGCGACTGGCCTTCGTGGTATCGGCGGCGCTGTCGGTCATCGTGATCGTCACAGCGGTCCTGTTGCCGAACAGGGCCGACGCGCACGGCGAGACGGACGAGACCGAGAAGCCCGATCCCGAACTCGTGGAGGTCTGA
- the trpB gene encoding tryptophan synthase subunit beta: MVVGHGVERNIFRPGDFPDERGRYGRFGGRYVPEGLMAALLDLENAYDLARVDPAFTRELTGLLRTRVGRPTLLHQVPRFAARLGAAAPKVYLKREDMAHTGSHKINNALGQGLLARRMGKRRLVAETGAGQHGVAVATVAAMLGLSCTVYMGAVDAERQRPNVIRMRLLGAEIRVVETGNRRIKEAITESVRDWVSQVDTTHYLLGSAAGPAPYPRIVRDFQYPIGAEARSQILTAEGRLPDYVIACIGGGSNALGAFRPFVADTGVRLVGAEAAGRGMETGAHAAALSAGSPGEIDGSFSYLLQDEDGQIAATHSVAAGLDYPGVGPELSYLKDSGRLSSLPVTDDLALRGMQELGHSEGIIPALESAHAVGCLMALAERGELAADAVVLLCLSGRGDKDLDIAARQLGLS, encoded by the coding sequence ATGGTCGTCGGTCACGGGGTCGAGCGGAATATCTTTCGTCCCGGGGATTTCCCGGATGAGCGCGGCAGATACGGGAGATTCGGCGGCAGATACGTCCCCGAGGGTCTCATGGCCGCACTGCTCGATCTGGAGAACGCTTACGATCTGGCGCGGGTGGACCCGGCTTTCACCCGGGAACTGACCGGATTGCTGCGGACTCGCGTCGGCAGACCCACATTGCTGCACCAGGTGCCGCGTTTCGCTGCGCGACTGGGAGCGGCGGCACCGAAGGTCTATCTCAAACGGGAAGATATGGCCCACACCGGGTCGCACAAGATCAACAATGCGCTCGGTCAGGGGTTGCTGGCCCGGCGGATGGGCAAACGCCGCCTCGTTGCCGAAACCGGTGCGGGGCAACACGGAGTAGCGGTCGCGACAGTGGCGGCGATGCTCGGTTTGAGTTGCACCGTATATATGGGTGCCGTGGATGCTGAACGGCAGCGGCCGAACGTGATCCGGATGCGGCTGCTCGGTGCCGAGATCAGGGTGGTGGAAACCGGGAACCGCCGGATCAAAGAGGCGATCACCGAATCCGTCCGGGATTGGGTCTCGCAGGTGGATACCACCCACTATCTACTGGGCAGTGCGGCCGGGCCGGCCCCTTACCCGCGTATCGTGCGGGATTTCCAGTACCCGATCGGAGCCGAGGCCCGGTCCCAGATCCTGACCGCCGAGGGCCGGTTGCCCGACTATGTGATCGCCTGTATCGGCGGGGGTAGCAACGCTCTCGGCGCGTTCCGGCCGTTCGTGGCCGATACCGGTGTCCGGTTGGTCGGCGCGGAGGCCGCCGGGCGCGGCATGGAGACCGGGGCGCACGCGGCCGCGCTGAGCGCCGGCAGCCCCGGGGAGATCGACGGCAGTTTCAGTTACCTGCTACAGGACGAGGACGGCCAGATCGCGGCGACGCACAGCGTCGCCGCGGGACTGGATTATCCGGGAGTCGGCCCGGAACTCAGCTACCTGAAGGACAGTGGCCGGCTCAGTTCGCTCCCCGTCACCGACGACCTCGCCTTACGCGGGATGCAGGAACTCGGGCACAGCGAGGGGATCATTCCCGCCCTCGAGTCGGCACACGCCGTGGGCTGTCTGATGGCCCTCGCCGAGCGCGGTGAACTGGCCGCCGACGCGGTCGTCCTGCTCTGTCTGTCCGGGCGCGGCGACAAGGACCTCGATATCGCCGCCCGGCAACTGGGCCTGTCCTGA
- a CDS encoding NAD-dependent succinate-semialdehyde dehydrogenase, protein MLTEAILTAAERKAVESVPTGLFIDGHVRATAETMPVLDPATGHRLCDVADAGPEEGLAALDAAAAAQADWARTAPRERSEILMRAHRMLLDDADRLALIATLEMGKPLAEARGEITYAAEFFRWFAEEAVRLDGGYMPAPGGGARFLVTKQPVGPSLLITPWNFPMAMGARKIGPALAAGCTSVVKPAEQTPLCTLALAQILHEAGVPAGVVNVVTTSDPSALMTPLIHDPRSRKLSFTGSTAVGKKLLEQCARTVMRTSMELGGNAPFIVFDDADLDAAVEGALAAKMRNIGQACTAANRFFVQRGVVGEFAERLAARMGELPLGRGTEPGVVVGPLIDADAVAKVTELVADARARGARALLGGELLDGPGHFYPATVLVDVPDEAQICHTEVFGPVASIATFDTEDEAVERANDTPYGLVSYVYTEGLRRGLRICEALDTGMVGLNQGVVSNPAAPFGGVKESGLGREGGLIGIDEFLEIKYIGVPL, encoded by the coding sequence ATGCTCACGGAAGCCATACTCACCGCCGCCGAACGGAAAGCCGTCGAGTCGGTACCCACCGGGCTCTTCATCGACGGCCACGTACGTGCGACCGCCGAAACCATGCCCGTTCTCGATCCGGCTACCGGACACCGGTTGTGCGACGTCGCCGACGCCGGTCCCGAAGAGGGCCTGGCCGCACTCGATGCCGCGGCGGCCGCACAGGCCGACTGGGCACGCACCGCCCCGCGGGAGCGCAGCGAGATCCTCATGCGCGCGCACCGCATGCTGCTCGACGACGCCGATCGGCTCGCGCTGATCGCCACCCTCGAAATGGGCAAACCGCTGGCGGAAGCACGCGGTGAGATCACCTACGCCGCCGAGTTCTTCCGCTGGTTCGCCGAGGAAGCCGTCCGCCTCGACGGCGGCTACATGCCCGCGCCCGGCGGCGGCGCCCGATTCCTGGTGACCAAGCAGCCGGTCGGCCCCAGCCTGCTCATCACGCCGTGGAACTTCCCGATGGCCATGGGCGCCCGCAAGATCGGGCCCGCGCTCGCCGCCGGCTGCACCAGCGTGGTCAAACCCGCCGAGCAGACACCGCTGTGCACCCTGGCGCTGGCCCAGATCCTGCACGAAGCCGGGGTTCCCGCCGGGGTGGTGAACGTGGTGACTACCTCGGACCCGAGCGCACTGATGACACCGCTGATCCACGATCCGCGCTCGCGGAAACTGTCGTTCACCGGATCGACCGCGGTGGGCAAGAAACTGTTGGAGCAGTGCGCGCGGACCGTGATGCGTACCTCGATGGAACTGGGCGGCAACGCCCCCTTCATCGTCTTCGACGATGCCGACCTGGACGCGGCGGTCGAAGGAGCGCTGGCAGCGAAGATGCGCAATATCGGCCAGGCTTGCACCGCCGCCAACCGGTTCTTCGTGCAGCGCGGCGTCGTCGGCGAATTCGCCGAACGGCTGGCCGCGCGGATGGGCGAACTGCCGCTGGGACGCGGTACCGAACCCGGGGTCGTGGTCGGCCCGCTGATCGATGCCGACGCGGTGGCCAAGGTGACCGAACTCGTCGCCGACGCCCGCGCCCGCGGTGCCCGCGCCCTACTGGGTGGTGAACTACTCGACGGCCCCGGGCACTTCTACCCGGCCACCGTCCTGGTGGATGTGCCCGACGAGGCACAGATCTGTCATACCGAAGTCTTCGGCCCGGTCGCGAGCATCGCGACCTTCGATACCGAAGACGAGGCCGTGGAACGCGCCAACGACACCCCCTACGGCCTGGTCAGCTATGTGTACACCGAAGGTCTGCGGCGTGGTCTGCGGATCTGCGAAGCTCTGGACACCGGAATGGTCGGCTTGAACCAGGGCGTCGTATCCAACCCGGCGGCCCCGTTCGGCGGGGTGAAAGAATCCGGTCTCGGCCGCGAAGGCG